The following are encoded in a window of Thunnus albacares chromosome 17, fThuAlb1.1, whole genome shotgun sequence genomic DNA:
- the LOC122967771 gene encoding leucine-rich repeat-containing protein 3B-like, with protein sequence MSSSAAQIIRLLLLLILPLPNLVMTSSAFTVSRLQCPIDSVPADVCQQSEMMDGGLMVRCSGLRLTQVPVGLSNLTVRLFLDKNLLSSLPADSFSDLFLLDELDLSHNQLSSLEAGCFRGLASSLRFLDLSSNRLSLLDPAVLSGLRAHANLTHNPWHCDCRMQLSMPQLALDPSSLAEVICQTSDLPNLGAVGMPVVLLVEDWDLCLSVRRTTDVVMLVIMFIWFSTVISYLVYYIRQNQEDARRHMEYLKSLQSLQV encoded by the exons ATGTCATCGTCTGCAGCGCAAATCAtccgtcttcttcttcttctgatcCTTCCGTTGCCCAACctggtgatgacatcatcagcgtTTACAGTGTCTCGTTTACAGTGTCCCATCGACAGTGTTCCCGCCGACGTCTGCCAGCAATCTGAGATGATGGACGGAGGACTGATGGTCCGCTGCAGTGGACTGAGACTCACacag GTACCCGTCGGCCTCTCGAACCTCACCGTTCGTCTGTTTCTGGATAAAAACCTGCTCAGCTCTCTGCCGGCCGACTCTTTCTCTGATCTGTTTCTGCTCGATGAGCTCGACCTCTCACACAACCAG ctctcctcGCTGGAAGCGGGCTGTTTTCGCGGTTTGGCGTCCTCTCTTCGCTTCCTGGACCTGTCGTCCAATCGGTTGTCTTTGTTGGACCCAGCGGTGCTCAGCGGGCTGAGAGCGCATGCTAACCTCACCCACAACCCCTGGCACTGTGACTGCAGGATGCAG CTGTCGATGCCTCAGTTGGCGCTGGACCCGTCCTCTCTGGCCGAAGTCATCTGTCAAACCTCTGACCTCCCAAACCTCG GAGCTGTTGGGATGCCAGTGGTCTTACTGGTGGAGGACTGGgatctgtgtctgtctgtgcgaAGGACCACTGATGTGGTGATGCTGGTGATCATGTTCATCTGGTTCTCCACCGTCATCTCTTACCTGGTCTACTACATCCGGCAGAACCAGGAGGACGCCCGAAGACACATGGAGTACCTCAAGTCCCTGCAGAGCCTCCAGGTGTAG